In one window of Gloeocapsa sp. DLM2.Bin57 DNA:
- a CDS encoding adenylosuccinate synthase yields MANVIVIGAQWGDEGKGKITDLLSRSADVVVRPQGGVNAGHTVVVQGQIFKLHLIPSGILYGDTECIIGSGTVIDPQVLLEEIDGLEALKVSTSNLMISQNAHVTMPYHRLIDKASEERRGKYKIGTTGRGIGPTYADKSERTGIRIIDLMQPTTLAEKLEWTINYKNVILDKLYNLPPLDAQQVIKEYLQYAERLKPYVIDSSLKIYEAVQQKKNILFEGAQGTLLDLDHGTYPYVTSSNPIAGGACVGSGVGPTIIDRVIGVAKAYTTRVGEGPFPTELHGKTGELLGDRGAEFGTTTGRRRRCGWFDALIGRYAVRINGLDCLAVTKLDVLDELPEIKVCVAYEIDGQISHDFPSSTIDFARCQPIYETLPGWQQSTSHCRSLEDLPPQALDYLKFLAEIMEVPISIVSVGPGRDQTIIVEDPIHGPKRALLDSNGTPVTTHDLHSKEQSTN; encoded by the coding sequence TTGGCTAACGTTATTGTGATAGGCGCCCAATGGGGCGACGAAGGAAAAGGCAAGATAACAGATTTATTGAGTCGTTCGGCTGATGTAGTTGTCCGCCCCCAAGGTGGGGTAAATGCAGGACACACCGTTGTTGTGCAGGGACAAATATTTAAGTTACACTTGATTCCCTCTGGTATATTATACGGCGACACTGAGTGTATTATAGGCTCGGGTACGGTAATAGATCCTCAAGTACTTTTAGAAGAAATCGATGGTTTAGAAGCCCTTAAGGTCTCAACCAGTAATCTGATGATTTCTCAGAATGCTCACGTAACGATGCCTTATCATCGTTTGATTGACAAAGCATCAGAAGAACGTCGCGGTAAGTACAAAATTGGTACAACAGGACGTGGAATAGGACCGACTTACGCTGATAAATCAGAACGAACTGGTATTAGAATCATAGACTTAATGCAGCCTACTACTCTAGCGGAAAAACTAGAGTGGACAATTAACTATAAAAATGTCATTTTAGATAAACTGTATAATCTACCTCCTTTAGATGCTCAACAAGTAATCAAGGAATATCTGCAATACGCAGAAAGACTCAAACCCTATGTCATCGATAGTTCCTTAAAAATATACGAAGCAGTCCAACAGAAAAAAAATATTCTCTTTGAAGGTGCTCAAGGAACTTTGTTAGACTTAGACCATGGGACCTATCCTTATGTTACTTCATCTAACCCGATCGCGGGGGGAGCTTGTGTAGGATCAGGGGTAGGACCGACAATTATTGACCGGGTTATTGGTGTAGCCAAAGCTTACACAACCAGGGTAGGAGAAGGTCCATTTCCTACGGAACTACACGGTAAAACAGGCGAATTGTTGGGCGATCGCGGTGCTGAATTTGGGACTACTACAGGGCGGAGACGTCGTTGTGGTTGGTTCGACGCCTTAATTGGGCGTTATGCAGTGCGGATCAACGGTTTAGACTGTCTAGCGGTGACTAAATTAGATGTTCTCGACGAACTACCTGAGATTAAAGTCTGTGTGGCTTATGAAATAGATGGTCAAATCTCTCACGATTTCCCTAGCAGTACGATAGATTTCGCTCGTTGTCAACCCATCTATGAAACCTTACCAGGTTGGCAACAATCCACTAGTCACTGTCGTTCTCTAGAAGATTTACCACCACAAGCCCTAGATTATCTCAAATTCCTAGCAGAAATAATGGAAGTCCCCATTTCGATCGTTTCTGTAGGACCTGGTCGTGATCAAACAATTATCGTTGAAGATCCCATTCATGGACCAAAAAGAGCACTCTTAGATAGTAATGGTACACCAGTTACTACTCACGATTTGCACAGTAAAGAACAATCAACTAATTAG